In one Oscillospiraceae bacterium genomic region, the following are encoded:
- a CDS encoding nuclease, which translates to MDYYVYILANLGNVAIYVGVTRDLIRRVWQHKEHLDPASYTARYHVDRLVYYERTTSITAAIEREKQLKSWSRKRKNALVSSTNPNWEDLYPGLLG; encoded by the coding sequence CCTCGCCAATTTGGGCAACGTGGCCATCTATGTCGGCGTGACCCGCGATTTAATCCGCAGGGTATGGCAGCACAAGGAGCATTTGGATCCGGCCTCCTACACCGCCCGCTACCATGTGGACAGGCTGGTCTATTACGAGCGCACCACCTCCATCACCGCCGCTATAGAGCGGGAAAAGCAGCTGAAAAGCTGGTCCCGCAAGCGCAAAAACGCCCTGGTCTCGTCCACGAACCCCAACTGGGAGGATCTGTATCCCGGATTGCTGGGGTAG